The following proteins are encoded in a genomic region of Nicotiana sylvestris chromosome 4, ASM39365v2, whole genome shotgun sequence:
- the LOC104249277 gene encoding protein S-acyltransferase 8: MAKRVYQVWKGSNYFFLGGRLIFGPDAKSLLITLLLIIVPVTVFCVFVARHLRHEFSSYNAGYAILAVAIIFTIHVLVLLLLTSARDPGIVPRNSHPPEEEFRYDTSASVEIVGRQTPSLQFPRTKEVTVNGMPVRVKYCDTCMLYRPPRCSHCSICNNCVERFDHHCPWVGQCIGLRNYRFFFCFVSSAMLLCIYVFAICALYIKVLMNNDQGTVWKAMKESPASVILMAYCFISLWFVGGLTGFHLYLISTNQTTYENFRYRAENRINVYDLGCLNNFMEVFCTKVKPSRNNFRAYVQEEEPRPPLPTTREAEVEMGEDHRVKVEDDLDIGGDLLKISQRHNIEDIEADIRSRGSDVPYHNSSEADSVHGSDRRAPNVQSDTRHSSWGRRSGSWEIASEVLGTKTNVPESRSHTASREPYQ, encoded by the exons ATGGCAAAGCGCGTGTACCAAGTCTGGAAAGGAAGCAAT TATTTTTTTCTTGGTGGCAGGTTGATTTTTGGGCCAGATGCAAAGTCATTGCTTATAACCTTATTGCTTATCATAGTACCCGTCACTGTTTTCTGTGTTTTTGTCGCAAGGCATCTGCGCCATGAGTTTTCATCGTACAATGCAGGATATGCTATTTTGGCAGTAGCAATTATTTTCACTATCCAT GTATTGGTGCTGCTGCTTCTTACATCAGCTAGAGATCCAGGTATTGTTCCACGTAATTCTCATCCGCCAGAGGAAGAATTCCGTTATGACACTTCTGCATCAGTAGAGATTGTTGGAAGACAAACGCCTAGCCTTCAATTTCCCCGAACAAAAGAAGTAACTGTTAATGGGATGCCAGTGAGAGTGAAATACTGTGATACCTGTATGTTATATCGCCCTCCACGATGTTCGCACTGTTCCATCTGTAACAATTGCGTGGAGCGATTTGATCACCACTGCCCATGGGTGGGCCAGTGCATTGGATTG CGCAACTACCGTTTTTTCTTCTGCTTTGTCTCTTCTGCTATGCTGCTGTGCATCTATGTGTTTGCAATATGTGCTCTGTACATCAAGGTGCTAATGAATAATGATCAAGGCACAGTCTGGAAGGCAATGAAAGAGTCGCCAGCATCTGTCATTCTAATGGCTTATTGTTTTATTTCCCTGTGGTTTGTTGGTGGGCTCACCGGCTTTCACTTGTATCTAATAAGTACCAATCAG ACGACCTATGAGAATTTCCGGTATAGAGCAGAAAACAGGATCAATGTCTATGACCTTGGTTGTTTGAACAACTTCATGGAAGTATTTTGCACAAAAGTAAAACCGTCACGGAACAACTTCCGAGCTTATGTACAAGAGGAAGAACCACGACCGCCTTTGCCTACTACCAGGGAAGCTGAAGTTGAAATGGGTGAGGATCATCGAGTGAAGGTAGAAGATGATCTCGATATTGGTGGAGACCTTCTAAAGATCTCACAGCGTCATAATATTGAAGATATTGAAGCAGATATACGTAGCCGAGGGAGTGATGTGCCCTATCATAATTCGTCTGAGGCTGATTCAGTTCATGGGTCAGATAGGCGAGCTCCCAACGTGCAATCAGACACACGTCACTCAAGCTGGGGAAGGAGAAGCGGGAGCTGGGAAATTGCATCAGAGGTCCTTGGCACGAAAACCAACGTCCCCGAGAGCAGGAGCCACACTGCTTCGCGGGAGCCTTATCAATGA